The window AGAAGAAGCTTCAAAGGAAACTGACTTACAAAAATTAGAAGAGATTCGAAGCAAGTGCTGTGCTACGAGAGTAAGAAATACCTCTCCATTCCTAGAGCTATCTCCATCTCTCTTCTCTATCCCCTTTTTTTCATTCATTTAACATCACACACAAATGCTTCCTATCAAAGTTTGCTAGTGCTGTGATCTTGGACTTCACTAGCTGTTTTGATGGGTTTGAAATGGCATTTTTTGACCTGATCAGATCCAAGTTGGTCTAGTACAAATCTTAAGGCAGAGCTGCACTCCACATTTCCCAATCAAACCTATTTATAAGCCTAGCATACACTCGATGAAGTGGGCATCATAGGTAACCCCAGAAGGATTCTCTTATGCAAATAATCGCCAATAAAGGAAGTCTTAGTTCAAATAGGTTAAGGCTTTAACTGATGGACAGTCATTAGATCCTTGCTACCAATTAACCAAAAGGCATTAACACATAATTTTAGTTGAATCTACCTAAGCAGTTTTATCACACAAGACACAGTGATAAAATATGAAGTGCAAGTATAGAATGCAGTTTTGCCTGGACCGGCATGAAACGGATGGCATGTGTCATGCAGACCACCTCCATTTTGAATGATCCGGTCTGacctatgaaaaaaaaaaaaattaactcatCAGTTGCTGGTTTAGGGCTTGTATTCGTGAGCCACTTCACCATACGTGAAGAGTCTGCGAGCTACCTATTGTCGCTTGTCCTTTGCCATGCGCCGGTGATTTTGGGtatgcttcctcctcctcctccgcctcctcctccaccactgttttatcttcttccttcctttatctcatttctcttcctcttcttccttcttcttcctccttcttcCAACTCCTCTTCCTTGACCGCATCcactttttcctcctccttcctccatcGCCATATGTCCCTTCCTCTTGTTCCTTTTCGAGTCTTTGGTATATACCAGTGTACCATGTATCGTTACGTTGGTATTGGGGTATTGgttggtatgtaccggtccgaacgACTGGTGCAGTACCCTGATACGAGATTGCAGTCCTTGCTTGCAAGGTCTAGGAGTGTTTAGTGTAGAAAGCCTTACCTCTCCATGCAGTTTCATTTATTTATTAGATGTTTTGCATTGTGTTAGGAAAGAATAAAATCATAATAGATTATGTAAAAATTGTGTTTGAACTTTGAATACAATTTGTCATAGTGCATCTTGAAGCATATAAATgcagaaaatattaaaaagagtATGCTATCAATTTTCACGAACCAGTTGTCGGAGGCTTTAGGTCTCCACCTGCTGCATATTTGCCCATGACCCCTCCACACCTAATTCAAAAGAAAATATGTGAAAGGAAATGTTGAAGACTAACACATGTAACAAATTGGTCTCTAGTtcataaaggaaaaaaaacataGTCTAGGTTTCCACAATATCAAAGCAGAGAAACTTCAAACTTAGTGACATATGCAACTCAAGGCCATACGTAACTTGATCATTATTGAAGACTAATATTCCCAAACGAAAACTACATTTCATACCATCTAAAATAATCACTTCTAATTCCCAGTGGTGCAGCAAGCAAAATATCCGTTATCCAGGGAGATAATGGTCGCAATGGTTTCCTATCTTCCTGCTGCAGTGGGTGATTTGCTTCTTCCTGCTTTGACTTGCTTGTGGTAGCACGGTTGTCACTATTGCTCCTCTCATATCCAACATTATGATGCTCAACCTTGTGAATTGGCCGATTGTAGTGAGTTAAAACCCGTAAAATTTCCCCACATGCCAAAGCCCATTGCTCAGAATATTCTTTCTGCATTTGAAAGTATTAGTTGGTAGAATAAATTAGTATCCTTAAGACATGAATTAGAACCCTGAGGTTCTGTTTTAGAAGTCAAATTTTATGTATGGTTTCTGAAAGAGCATTCTACAACAACATTAATCAAACAATAAAATGGCTAATTTCTCAAAGTCCCATACCTCAGAGTTCTGTTTGAATAGAGATATAAAAGAGCAAAATGGAGAGCCATTTCTATCATATGCCAATGTCCCATCAATTATAAGTGAAAGAATTGGATGGATAATGGCATGACCATGCTCTGGATGGTGCAAAACAAATACAGCTGGAATATAACATTAGCAGTCAGTAACTTCCCCAGTATAAAGTTTAAATAGAAGAAATGACAGAGAACAATTCATGACATCTATAGTATGTAATTGGCACAGGGAGGAGTAAGAATCCCATACCCAAAACTTCATCCAAAAGGCGCTTATCTTTTGAAGGATAATGACTTTGGATTAGCTGCACATACAAGTCCAAGTAGCAGTAAATGTAAGACTTTGTCACCATTTGTTCATGtagaacataatatttttttaatgcagAGTAAAAAACATGACAATAAGCTCATGATCTGTGGTACTGAAAATTGAATGCTTTTAACATTATTCCGATAGAAAGGGTTCATACCTGAGCTATATCTTCTTGGAATTCCTCAGACGTGAACTGACCAAAATATTCAACATAGGCCATCACTTGTGCCTTTAAGAACCAAAAGCATGTTAGGAAAGAAATCAGACAAAAGCTTAGACATGGCTAACAGTCAACAAATTTACTTTCAGGCATACAGTGAATGATTGTTTATGGTAAAATCAACTGCTCCATTGTatccatttattttatttttcccccTCTTTTCTGTAAAACTTACCCATGTTAATCTTATCAGGGTTTAAAACTTCTAATAACTGAAACAACACATATGATTACTGATGCTATGATATCTAAATCTTTGTGTAGTTGGCAAAGAGTATATTTGATTTCTATAACCAATTACAACTTAGAGTCAAGAAAGCAAATTGTGCTATATAGGGTCAACATGGTGCTACCAAGAATGTTATCATCTTAGTTCCTCTTCTAGGAAATAAATGTATGAACTAAGAGATCCAATAAGAAGAACGAATTGGTAACACAGTGAAAGAAGCCAATGTGGAACAGAAGATGCTAGAGGTACTAGCAAATCCAAGTTGTAGCAGCCTAAAAGTAGAACATGAAGATCTACCAAATAGATGCTGAAGCCAGCAACAATGGTAAATATGTCTAGATCATGAAGACATGACCTTAGTCAAGGACTGTGTCGAAACCACGTTAGAATGGTCTAGGAATTCAGATATTAACAGGGAAGACATGAGGAAGAGTCAAAGTGGCTAGAGAAATTACCAATAGTTAAGAAACAGTTATATATAATTGCATCACTAGGAATAATTGAACACCAAAAGCAATAAAATTTGAAGCACAAAGTAGTACATATTATATCATAACAGGGAACTGTATGTAGATATTACAGAAATTTGGCATGAAAAAATGGCAAAGACATTTAAGTAGGACTTCAGTTAACTTTTGTCTGACTTACATTATATTGCCTTTATTCTAGTCTTATTGTAAGCGAAATTGATGTGGGTAAAAAGGCACGAATAAGACCCAAATCAACTTCCTACAACTTCTACTGAAGGATTGCAGATGTGAAGTTTCATTGCAATCCAGCAAGGCATCAAAGTAGCAGTCTAAGCAACAACATATTGTAGGGCacgatatgaaaaaaaaaagaaagaaagaaagaaagaaaggataaGGACTCCATCTTTTACCTGTTTCTGCTGCTCACCGAGTGGTGGCGGCCAAAAGAGGGATGAGAATTGGAGCCCATTGGTCCACTTCTCATGCGAGGCAGACATTCCGAGCCCCTACTCTGCCCCCCTTGTCACAGACTCACCTCCACAAGCCGGCAAATTAATTTGAGATGCAGAAATTTCGTCCTTCTCTACCAAGAATCAGAGCATGCATTAACTAGCATAGCCCAGTTCAGATGCCAGTTCATCTATAGAACCAAATGAAACCTAACATGTGCATCAACTCGTATCCACATCCGACATCAATCTGTCAAACCAACAGAGTTCATCCAACTCAAGTTTTGCTCAGATCAACTGGGACTATCATCCACATGTAATCCGTCGATCCTGCTCAGGCGGTTCTAGACCAACAAAAATCTAGCAAATATCTGGAACAAGCTCAAACGCACCAATCTCCAAATATCTACACAAGAAATAATCACAAGGCTAAATTACCTTCATTATATGTGTAAAAGCAAATATAGGAAAAATCAAGAAATGAGATTCTAAGGAATTGATCATTTCATTCCCCTCGGTTCAATATCCAACACTCTGacagaaagaggaagaagaaaaatatatcaaaaacagCGAGAACTAGAAACTTTATTTCATTTGAGAAAGATCCTTAGAAGTAGGCGGATAAAATGGAAGGGAAGCAACATGATCGCATTGATTCATCGGATCCGAAGTTTAGAGTCCGCCAAACCAAAATTTAGCAAGCATACGCAAGGATTTCAAATAGACAACCGCCGTATCTGTGTAAAACACAAGTAAAAGAGAGCacacaaaaaaaatcaagaaagcggTCCGAATGAACTACACGTTCGATCGATCTTACTTAACCATAAAGTATACaaaaaaaacaacaacaagaacaagaaatTCTAATCGAAGATAAATTTGTATCGAGAACATCATAAACCTTTTAAATGGAGAAAAAAGAAAGAGCGAAAGAAACACTACCGCGATGGCTCCTTGGATCCAAAGATCGGTGGAAGCTCTACGTGGGTTCGCTGAATGGTTGGAGGGAGATGAGAGCTAGGAAGAAAGGtatggaggaaaaaaaaaatttcgagaacaaggagaagagaggaggaatcttgagagagggagagagagagaagattatTAATCGGTTCTCTCTTCTTCGTCTTTAAGGAGGGGGAAAACAAGAAGCCGGCAAAAGAAGAGAGTAGGGAAAGATACTTTGCAAAGCGGTGGTGCTTAAGCTGGAGGCTGCCCTTCCCTCTCCTGATCTCCAACGCTGACGTGGCCTTGATATTTTTGTGCATCCCTCGGCGATTGCCGGTGGACATGGCCATGCATCATGCGTCATGCATGGGTCACGCATTCCCATGCCGCATCATCCATGGACGCGGCCGGATGATCCATGTCTTGGGTGTTTTTTCCGCAGCATGACAAAATTGCCCCCGTGCCATCACATGCACTGAATCCAGCCTGGCTAAAGCCAGGGAGTCACGGGTGTCATGCCATCAGTCACGACTACACTCCATGGTGCCTTCATGCCCCATATAAAAGCGCTAATTAAACCTGTATTATACAAACTAGCAGCCTCCAGCAACCCTTGACGATTAAATATCAAGGATTAATGGCGACTTTCTAGTGACTTTTCTTACATTAACAATTTAtcatttattaattattattattactattattgatTTCATTCGCTTAGGCTCTCAtttagataaaataaataaatataaaaaatttcaaaaaacTTTTTATTATCTGGGtacgtttttatttattattattattattattattattgaaaggTGTTTGttcatcttttaaaaaaaaatgcagCAAAAGCAATTCCTGCGAGAAGTAGCATCCAAAGATGGTGCCAGTGGCTTCCACGGCATCCGTTTGGACGTCGCAGGAACAGCTACGTGGCCTCCTCCTTAGCCATGTCTTCCGTGTACTCCTTCGTCCGTGGTAGATCGGCCAATCAAATCACCGAAACAGACCGACCACGAATCGAGCAAGCCACGCCGGTTGACGGTAAACCCTCGCCGACGCGGACGGTCAAGATGACCTGCCCGAACCCCCCAAGGGTGTGGCGCGGAGCGAAGGATCCCTCGCCAAAAAGCCAACGCTTCCTCAAACGGGCAGCtgccccagagagagagagagagagagacgtgtccAGAAAGAGTGGTGGAGGGAATTAGATATTTTGCGTCGTTGTGACCGGCACGAGCCGGTGACGGAGAATAATTGGTACGACTTGGCAGCCAATGGGAGGGTCTCTAAGGATTTCAGCGATGCGGGAGTGATGTGGCATCACCAGGTGAGAGGAATATATTTCTTCGGACTCAAGGGACGTGACTGATTTGTTCCGCCACGATGGCCCACGAGCGGCGGGGCCCAAGGCATCATGTCATCTCGCAGGGGATGGGAAACCCGGGTGGTCCATGCACGCATGCATGCGTAGCACTGTTCGGATGGTGGGATCGCATGGGCAGAGAGACCCAGGGGTCACGACAACACATGACCGGTGAAATGACGTCATTGCCTTCATGGTGGTTGCCACAGTCCACGCTCCAATTCCTCCCTCTTGACTCTCGATTAATTTCTTAttagcaaagaaaagaaaattcatcattTTACTATGATTTAATGTTCTTCGTTAGGCCGATGCCGAGTCGTCAACATGTTAATCATGAAATTACATTACGATGATTAATTACAAGTCGGCGGCGACTCCATTATGAGTCACGAACTACGCtccttaaaaaataaaagaaaatagaaaaaaaaagaaaagaaagggcaCACGCTGCCCTCCTGACCGAATGATTCGATATCTTATCCGCCATCAAATGTATGATGATATAATATCTATGGGTACGGGGATAATTACCAAACTTCGTCCGCATAGCCCAATCTAAATTTTCTTGGGCTCACGGGTCTCTTATATCGCACATGCCCAATTTATGTGATGTTGGTGAGACAAGACAGCTCTCGGCCTAAACGAACCGATGAATGATCTTCTGAGCTATCGAAGAGCGAGCCCACCACAAAATATCTTCCCGAGTATAGCCGAATTGTATATAACGAAGATGACCTTAAAACGGTTGGGTAGCAGTCTGTATCAGCCACAATCGCAGGCTCCTTTGGTTAGTTGGGTGGGTGGGTGCTTCTCGCTTTAAGCGTTGAGACCTTTGGCTCTCGAGATTGCACAAATAAAGCACCTTTTATCCTCATACCAACATGAGTTTTCGCGAAAgggaacatatatgtatatgttatatTCAATCGCTTGCTGCAGGTTATAGCATTCTTTTTCCCACACACAGAGATTGCAGCTGATAGTTCTCACGAGACAGCAAAGAACAGATTCTGAAAACTGCACCCGACCACGTATTGACGCATTTATGCATCGGAAGAGTTCGTCGTGTGCACAGTGCACGAGCTGAATTCTGAAGACACCACGCCGGGATGCATGCTACCAGAAGAAGGTGACATCGGAGGAAGGCTGGGATTCGTCCTCATCACGCGGTGGGTACCTCCTGTTCGATCCGTTTCTTGACCCGGCAGTTGTCGTGTGCACCGATAGTAGCTCCTGTTCATCGCAAAATTCATCGGAAGAGTCTTCTGGGCTTTCGTTTAGGGTCCTAGGATTGTGTTTcgcatcatcgtcatcatcatcgtcttcttcttccccccAAGTCCCTTCGAAAGCCCAGAGCATCAGATTCACCTGCAATGCATGGGAACACATTCATTTCAGGATAACACTAGTTGGTCCACCAGGAAGAAGCAATGATTGCACCCAGAGACCTCAGTGGAATCATGAACCAGCAAAGCATGTCAACAGGAGTGCTCTTGGCTGGGAGAAAGTCAGATGTGGGCATCGGTGGGTCTCACTGTATGTTTCCATCATAACCTGGATAATCCCATCAAGGGGAAGCTCCGATGCCTCCCATCGACCGATACGAATCTATGGCCTGGCTATGTCCGCATGCAAACATATGAACCCAAGTCAAGAGGACCAGGATACGGAGAGGGAGATGCTGGTGCTTCGCTCTACGTATGGTCAAGTGTGGTCTCCTGAGAGGATCCCTTGTGACTTTTCGTCGTTAGAATCACATGTATTATTAAATATGTTAAATTATTATTTAGTTAAAATTAAAAtgatctaattaaaataaaattatttgactaaaacatataattattataaaaattaattatgtaaatattagtcatatttctaacttaatgatgagataaattataaatatgaaaCTCTTAAGGTataattatagattcatcaattaataaaaacataattatagattcattagttataaatataaatagtgTTATGGTCCCCGACTACAGTatcaaatgaaattttttttatctgtaaaaaaaaatctaaagttcttaagaATACTATGCAATTGGAAGATCAAATCACTAATTAATTCAGAAAATATTCTGATAGATTCATCACATACGTTTTTGTGTTAATATATTTCATaatcattataaaattttatgtatATTATTGTGAATCTAATAAGTCTTTATGAAAACATTTTAAAATTCGATTTTGGTTCTATAACATCAATTTACATAATTTAAAACGTTTTAAAAcgttttaaaatttgatatatttCTTGGATCTTTAACATCATTTACAGAACGTAATGAGATCCTCTCGACCAGGGATTCCTCCTGCATATGGAGCAATAATGCTATATCGTTGATCCAGGCTATAGCGAGTGGGAGATTGATAAGACCCTATTGCTCATAGGATCAGAAACTTCTTGCAATACTTATTACACTGAAAAACGGACCTATTGCTTACATTATCAAAAAGTGAATACCATACCTGATTAACGGGTTATGATATATTGTAAATAGCTTATGACTAAAATACTGAAATAGAAGCTCCTGAGTTTAATGTtgatcagccttgaggacaaggcttatTTGAAGATGAAGTAATTGTTAGGACCTTTTTATTTTATGagatttgaataatatttatcaagTCTTTAATAAAATCGGATAGAagttaatttaatatttatttattattaagagtctaagtcttAGTAAATTCTAGattaaactctataaatagtgatgtaaccctttccatcaatcaatcaataaaatattatttcagtttgttatgacaaaccctaaGAGATCGATCACCTCGAAGCTATCAAGGAGACTgatctgattattttttattttattttattttattttataagaaacCTTAGGATTCTATCGTTTGATATCATAGCGATAAGACTTATCTTATCGAGACATAATGAATGGTTGGCGAGGAGAGGCCTGTTGGCGAGGAGAGGTCGGTCGCTCTCACTCCTCCATTGAGAGTGAGCTCATCGAATCATGGGTAGGCCACTGCCTGATGCTTGGGCCGGATGGAACCCCTCTTTCGTCAACGGGTTATTCAAACCGTTCTTCGTCTTCCACCTGCAGTCGCGTGAGTCAGTGACAGTAGCGGTGAACTCTCTTTTTGGGTAATGGTCAACGCGACGcgtgttttgtttttgttttcttgtggAGTGCCGGCGAGCTGTGTTTTTGTTTTTCATGTTTTTCAGCGCAAGAAGGGGATCTCATGACCTTTTAGACGCCTTAAGGCCGAGAGAGTCTGGTGGTCGGGCCACCGATGGAGCTCGTCTCCCTCGTCTTGAAacgcctcttccttcttcttcttgcccTTCTCTCATGTCCCACCAACACGATCGCTAGAGGCGGGGACCTGGGCGCGCATCCTTCACCAGGTTCTCTAATCTTCCTACATTTTCATCTCGAGTCCGTTTCTTTTCGCTTGACCCGCCAGAACCGAGTCATCCGGTGAGAAATTTGTGGAACTGCGTTGTTGATTTCTTGATGCCGTCGATTTGTTTTTCTCAAATGGGCCACGATAGGTTTGTGAACGATGCAAGTGATGGTAATCTTGAAATTGACATGGCCGTCGTCGGACTTCTAGGGTTCCAATTTGCGGTTTCGTTAGATGGAACCATTATGCAGATAGCTAGGGGTTTTTTGACTTTAGGCGTTACCAGTGAGCAGTAAATAACTAACAGATTTGATTTTCTGAATCAAGAACTAAGGATTTGTTACTAATGTAACAAAAGAAAACGGAGTTGTGTGATTATCTCTTCTTTATGGCGGTCAATTTATCTCTCGCAGCAAGAATTTGTTCAAAAGGCACGAGTTCTCCAAACCCGAGCGGTCATGTGACGCGTATGTTTTGCAGGGTTTATGGGCCGTGGAGGTGGTCTCCTTGCCCGGCGTCTGTTTGAAGATAACTATCCTGAGATAACGTATGTATTGAGTGGTAATCGAATTTGGTGACTACGTTCGGTAGGATGGATGTATTTAggaaatgtaacattttgttactgTTTTAACAAACTTGCAGCGATGAAATGACTCGTGGGTATATGAGCAACTCCGAGCTTGAGGAGGCTGTAAAGAAATTCAGTAAAAGATGTGCTAATATTACCAGGATATACAGGTAAATTTGATATAACATTTAGATGCTCCTCTTTTGTGATTTCATTAATGAAACGACAAATGTCTGATGATTTTCTTGAGGGTTCATATAGCATAAGATGGTATGGTAGTGGGCATATTACAGAGATGAATTTAAAATCACAACTTCAACCTAAATGTCATGGCACCATTTTACTGTAGTCTTGTTCTTGGATTTGTTAGTTCACCGTATTGCGAGTTTTCCCCTACGTATGCTGACCTACATTGTCTTCTCTCTTTGAGGGATCCTCCAAACCTGATTCAGCATTGGAAAGAGTGTCCAGGGTTATCCATTGGTAAACTTCTTTTTCAAGTGAAAGAAACATGTTGTGTTCTATTACACTTTTTTTCTGTTTTATAGAGTGTGTTTCTATTAACTATTAAATTCATCTTCTTTTTTGCCTATAGTGGGTAATTGAAATATCTGACAAGCCTGGGCAAGAAGAGCCTGAACCTTCATTTAAGGTTAGTGACTTCTAGCCTTCCTCTTCAACAATTTTCACTTCTGAAAAAAGAGATAAACTGATCTGAACTTAATTGAAGCCCTCACACAAGCTTCTTTTCTAATAAAACCATACGTTTTTTAGCTCAAGAAATAACCAAATTACGCATCCAACGGACATCCTCAGCCTCAAAAAAATTATGCATTATAGAGTTGTGCCTTCCTCACGCCTGCCATCAATGCTTGGTATTCAGCCATGTTTTCATTAGCTTCCTAACATGGAGCAACCCATGCTGCCAGAATCCTCCCTTGACCATGGTTGAACACTTTTCCAGTGTGGGCTAGACGATCGATCAAATGAGTCATCACGTTCAAGTATAAGACTATAAGTATGTTATCATTCCTAGCACATCCCATATGGTGCATCAATGGAACAGAGACCTCTCAGAACTATTGCTACAATCAGCAAACCTAAGCCCTTTCACAAGCTAACCTTTATAAACTTCACTTTATGGAGCTACAGCTTGTAATAAAATATCGAATTATGGTGCTCTTCATTACTCAAGAGAGTTCAACTTCCTTATAAATTTAAGGTGATTAGTTAACTTATAAAGTGTTTTTTGTTTAATACTGTTTTTTTCCCTTTATGTAATTGTCTTCAACATGTCATACATGTTGATTATGTCCACACTCTTTAACTTAATAGATGAGTAAGCGTAGGTTATCAGCTGACAGTTTGACTCAAAACTTCAAAATTGATTTCTACTATTATCTTAGCCTAGATCATCAATATGTTGCCTTCACTTAGTTGCATCAATGTGTTGTTTAAGATTTTTGTACTGTCACTATTGCATGCCATGTTCCTGAAAATTTCTCATTGGAGTTAATTCTCCTAACTCTGGGTTTTCTAGTATTGGGAATTGGTCTTATCTGAACTGCTAAAGGCTTATCCCACTTTGGATCAGATTGATTCTCTGGTTGTCAGTGCACTAATCTTTGTCATATAGAGAGAAAGAAATGGGGCAATTGCTGCACAAAGGATTTGTGATTTATGCCATTTATGTattctttttagataaataataCTCTACGTGAAGTGCTTGTGTTCTCCTTCTAGATTCTTCTGAGGTGTAGGGAAATCTTTCAAGATTGCTCGTTGCTTGTATGAGCTTAAATTGCAACAAATCTGATAGAACTTTCCACATCATATGTACATTACTTGTAAAGTATGTTATGTCTACATGTGGTATTTTTGAATTTCTAGTTTGGCTCGCTTAATGTGCTGAGGAGACACCTAATGGATATTGTAGTTCGTCGGTAACGTTCATGGTGATGAACCTGTTGGACGAGAGCTACTGATGCTTCTTGCAAATTGGTTATGTGACAACTATATGACGGATACCTTGGTAAATATTTGCCCACACCTGCAGAAGGGGAATAAAGTTATTATTATATGTCAGTGTTAACACATTCAAATACTTTTTTGCTATGTAAACCAATCTGTTTTTCTCTATTTGCAGGCaacactaattgttaaacatgtcCATCTGCATATTCTTCCAACAATGAATCCTGATGGATTTGCTCTTAGGAGACGTGGGAATGCAAATAACGTGGACCTGAATCGAGATTTTCCTGACCAAGTGAGTAGTTGCATTAGAATTGGAATTATCATGATGAACACTGTTTTATATTTCTTACGTGTTGACAAAATGGCACTAAAAGGTTACATATCGTTTATCTGCTCACTGAAACTATTTAGCACAAAAATAATTGCTGATGATATTTCATGACAAACATAAATCCTCTCAGttttatcctataaatgatatcaAGCACTCCCGCCAACCAGAAACAAGAGCAATTATGACTTGGGTGAAAGAAGGTCATTTCACAGCCTCTGCAAGTTTACATGGGGTAACAGCTTCTTCTGTTTTATCATCTATTGCACAACAAAATGTTCAGAATTTTGACATTAGTATTACCGAATTTTGTTAATTAAACTTATTGCTGATATAAGTTGTTGGGTTATTAAAGAATTCCTAGTTCTGATTCCTGTCTGCTACAGGTCATTTCACTTATGAATCTCATACAACATATATGTGTTGGCAGTGTGACACTAACTCCTTGGCTATCTTTACAGGGTGCGCTCGTTGCAAATTATCCTTGGGATGGCTCCCAAGATACACGGTAATTTTTTTAGTGGCCGCTAAGTAGCTATGGTGCAGCTGTTCTTGGTTCTATACATGCTTCTATAACATAAAATATTCATCTTTATTCAAACTAAACTTAGTTAAAAAGAACTAGTGACCATTTTTCTTGTTGATGTTATTGAATTTTACATGGTTGTAGCACATAGGATGTGCTACAACCATTCCTTTGTTAACTCTACAGTTTAATAATGTCCTTTTTTTCTGCTCCCCATGTGCAAAATAATAGGAATACTGAATGCAAATTGATCAAGATGGGGATGCCTATCGTAACCAGTTGAGACTGATAGCTAGTTTCAAAGCTGATGCTTTATTCTAGTCATATGGCTCTGTTGCATAAAATTCTTTATAATTGCCTCACTAGTGTTTGCCCTGTAGGGACACGAAAGTAACTTCCTCACTTTTCTGTGACATTGAAACTATAGTTTTGTTAAATTTTCTACCACTTTGTGTTTGTGTTCCTATTGCAGATTTATGTGAAGTTCTCATTTCAACCCATGTTTTTTTTGTATAATACTAGTAGTTTGGCATCTTTGGGAAATTAAAAAAAGGTCATGTGGTTGCTGCAAGTTCATATTTCCATTTTCTGTCAACAGTGTGATATAATTGGTCTCTAGTGAGAAAGGAATTACGTTTTGAGAGCTTCCAATGTCATTTTATTTTTACCTAGCTAGTTCTTCTGTAGTATTTTTGTGAAGCACTAGTTTGCAGTGGGCGCTAAATGTTAAGACTTCACTATTACTTCAATGATGTGTATATActaatatacatatgaataattCTATCATGCAATTGATCATTTACATATTTTTTGACATATTTTACTATCACGCTTAACAAGAATGTCTTTGTTCATTGGTCACAGGAAACAGTATACTTCAAGCCCTGATGATAAGACTTTTCGCTACATGGCTAGTCTCTATAGTCGTTCACACTATAACATGTCCCTGAGCCAAGAATTTGAAGGAGGGATAACAA of the Musa acuminata AAA Group cultivar baxijiao chromosome BXJ2-10, Cavendish_Baxijiao_AAA, whole genome shotgun sequence genome contains:
- the LOC135585829 gene encoding carboxypeptidase SOL1-like isoform X3 — translated: MGRGGGLLARRLFEDNYPEITDEMTRGYMSNSELEEAVKKFSKRCANITRIYSIGKSVQGYPLWVIEISDKPGQEEPEPSFKFVGNVHGDEPVGRELLMLLANWLCDNYMTDTLATLIVKHVHLHILPTMNPDGFALRRRGNANNVDLNRDFPDQFYPINDIKHSRQPETRAIMTWVKEGHFTASASLHGGALVANYPWDGSQDTRKQYTSSPDDKTFRYMASLYSRSHYNMSLSQEFEGGITNGALWYPIYGGMQDWNYIHGGCFELTLEISDNKWPQANELPIIWDYNRKSMLNLVASLVKTGVHGRIFSSKDGHPLPASVMIKGINYKVNASSTLGDYHRMLTPGESYEVVKAEDIVMVSMPGFQQKGTRILLGDESASLDFILDPDEATKNEHTSVKGFGCSCDGKDKLELVEYLRGVHLEIYILVCISLFLCFLLRRKTLCKLLNRRRQITQKRPVVV
- the LOC135585829 gene encoding carboxypeptidase SOL1-like isoform X2, with the translated sequence MELVSLVLKRLFLLLLALLSCPTNTIARGGDLGAHPSPGFMGRGGGLLARRLFEDNYPEITDEMTRGYMSNSELEEAVKKFSKRCANITRIYSIGKSVQGYPLWVIEISDKPGQEEPEPSFKFVGNVHGDEPVGRELLMLLANWLCDNYMTDTLATLIVKHVHLHILPTMNPDGFALRRRGNANNVDLNRDFPDQFYPINDIKHSRQPETRAIMTWVKEGHFTASASLHGGALVANYPWDGSQDTRKQYTSSPDDKTFRYMASLYSRSHYNMSLSQEFEGGITNGALWYPIYGGMQDWNYIHGGCFELTLEISDNKWPQANELPIIWDYNRKSMLNLVASLVKTGVHGRIFSSKDGHPLPASVMIKGINYKVNASSTLGDYHRMLTPGESYEVMVSMPGFQQKGTRILLGDESASLDFILDPDEATKNEHTSVKGFGCSCDGKDKLELVEYLRGVHLEIYILVCISLFLCFLLRRKTLCKLLNRRRQITQKRPVVV
- the LOC135585829 gene encoding carboxypeptidase SOL1-like isoform X1, producing the protein MELVSLVLKRLFLLLLALLSCPTNTIARGGDLGAHPSPGFMGRGGGLLARRLFEDNYPEITDEMTRGYMSNSELEEAVKKFSKRCANITRIYSIGKSVQGYPLWVIEISDKPGQEEPEPSFKFVGNVHGDEPVGRELLMLLANWLCDNYMTDTLATLIVKHVHLHILPTMNPDGFALRRRGNANNVDLNRDFPDQFYPINDIKHSRQPETRAIMTWVKEGHFTASASLHGGALVANYPWDGSQDTRKQYTSSPDDKTFRYMASLYSRSHYNMSLSQEFEGGITNGALWYPIYGGMQDWNYIHGGCFELTLEISDNKWPQANELPIIWDYNRKSMLNLVASLVKTGVHGRIFSSKDGHPLPASVMIKGINYKVNASSTLGDYHRMLTPGESYEVVKAEDIVMVSMPGFQQKGTRILLGDESASLDFILDPDEATKNEHTSVKGFGCSCDGKDKLELVEYLRGVHLEIYILVCISLFLCFLLRRKTLCKLLNRRRQITQKRPVVV